A genome region from Geodermatophilus bullaregiensis includes the following:
- a CDS encoding NlpC/P60 family protein produces the protein MEGLTAVHSRIAEIQNRILTFASASSTSTSAATSSAWSSAAAAAGLTGTSATAATAAPGSSDLESQVVAAASQYLGVPYAWGGTDPSVGLDCSGLVQRVFADLGIDLPRTSSQQATAGTPVASLDEARPGDLVFFDNSSSRPGIDHVGIYVGDGKMIAAPQAGEKVRIQDVGDPALIRRVLPPAAAASGPAPALAATGTGSGLAGVPYADLFAAAGARHGVDPALLAAVAKVESGFDSSAVSSAGATGLMQFMPATARGLGVDPSDPASAVDGAARYLRQLTDRFGSTDLALAAYNAGPSAVARAGGIPPYAETQSYVRKVTSAAEAYS, from the coding sequence GTGGAGGGCCTGACCGCGGTGCACAGCCGCATCGCCGAGATCCAGAACCGGATCCTGACCTTCGCCTCGGCGTCGTCGACCTCGACGTCGGCCGCCACGTCGTCGGCGTGGTCGAGCGCGGCCGCGGCCGCCGGCCTCACCGGCACGTCGGCCACCGCCGCGACCGCGGCGCCGGGGAGCAGCGACCTCGAGTCGCAGGTCGTCGCGGCGGCGTCGCAGTACCTCGGCGTCCCCTACGCCTGGGGCGGCACCGACCCCTCGGTCGGGCTGGACTGCTCCGGCCTGGTGCAGCGGGTCTTCGCCGACCTCGGCATCGACCTGCCGCGCACCAGCTCGCAGCAGGCGACCGCCGGCACGCCGGTCGCGAGCCTCGACGAGGCGCGCCCCGGCGACCTCGTCTTCTTCGACAACTCCTCGTCACGCCCGGGCATCGACCACGTCGGCATCTACGTCGGCGACGGCAAGATGATCGCCGCCCCGCAGGCGGGCGAGAAGGTCAGGATCCAGGACGTCGGCGACCCGGCGCTCATCCGCCGGGTGCTGCCGCCGGCCGCCGCCGCGTCGGGCCCCGCGCCGGCCCTCGCGGCGACCGGCACCGGGTCGGGCCTGGCCGGCGTCCCCTACGCCGACCTGTTCGCCGCCGCCGGCGCGCGGCACGGCGTCGACCCGGCGCTGCTGGCCGCCGTGGCGAAGGTCGAGTCCGGCTTCGACTCCTCCGCCGTCTCCTCCGCGGGGGCCACCGGCCTCATGCAGTTCATGCCGGCCACAGCCCGCGGCCTCGGCGTCGACCCCTCCGACCCGGCGTCGGCGGTCGACGGCGCGGCCCGCTACCTGCGCCAGCTCACCGACCGCTTCGGCTCCACCGACCTGGCGCTGGCCGCCTACAACGCCGGGCCGAGCGCGGTGGCGCGCGCCGGCGGTATCCCGCCCTACGCCGAGACCCAGTCCTACGTCCGGAAGGTCACCAGCGCCGCGGAGGCGTACTCATGA
- a CDS encoding flagellar FliJ family protein, with the protein MGKRAAFRLEPVLRIRRAAEQAASQAAAEADAAAREAHRRADEQAAALATRLPPPSAPAHVFLAAMVASGAAAADVTAARATAQASAEHAGLLRARWTAAAQETKALEKLRERHLLALRTAEAAAEERAVDDLVTRRHAVRAAGNEGEEEPWRA; encoded by the coding sequence GTGGGCAAGCGGGCCGCCTTCCGGCTCGAGCCGGTGCTGCGGATCCGCCGCGCGGCCGAGCAGGCCGCCTCCCAGGCCGCCGCCGAGGCCGACGCCGCGGCACGGGAGGCGCACCGCCGCGCCGACGAGCAGGCCGCCGCACTGGCCACCCGGCTGCCCCCGCCGTCGGCGCCCGCGCACGTCTTCCTCGCCGCGATGGTCGCATCGGGCGCCGCGGCTGCCGATGTGACAGCTGCACGGGCGACGGCGCAGGCCTCGGCCGAGCACGCCGGACTGCTCCGCGCGCGGTGGACTGCCGCCGCCCAGGAGACCAAGGCGCTGGAGAAGCTGCGCGAGCGGCACCTCCTGGCGCTGCGGACCGCCGAGGCCGCCGCGGAGGAGCGGGCCGTCGACGACCTGGTGACGCGCCGGCACGCGGTGCGCGCCGCGGGGAACGAGGGAGAGGAGGAGCCGTGGAGGGCCTGA
- a CDS encoding FliI/YscN family ATPase gives MSAAAVLARARLAARPELTGSVVGAMGLTLTVEGVVAAVGDLVEVDPGPRGLMAEVVAVSRDRLTCMPLGELGGVHAGAPVRNTGMPLQVPVGEALLGRVLDGLGRPVDGHGPLGAGVDWVDLASETPHALSRRRVEEPLPVGVRALDTLVPVGKGQRLGIFAGSGVGKSTLLAQITRGTEADVRVIGLIGERGREVKEFLEENLGAEGMARTVVVVATSDEPPLVRLKAAFVATRIAEGFRDQGRDVLLLMDSITRTAMAQREVGLSAGEPPATRGYPPSVFAMMPKLLEKAGPGATGSITGLYTVLVEGDDHNEPIADTARSILDGHVVLTRRLATTGHFPAIDVLESISRVAGAVTTPARMADAREARRLLGALRDVKELVEIGAYQPGSDPLVDRARVLSPALDAFLRQPLDDTTAPDDAWSMLHRLVTAG, from the coding sequence GTGAGCGCCGCCGCCGTCCTCGCCCGGGCCCGTCTCGCCGCGCGCCCCGAGCTCACCGGCTCCGTCGTCGGCGCCATGGGCCTGACCCTCACCGTGGAGGGCGTCGTCGCCGCGGTCGGCGACCTGGTCGAGGTCGACCCCGGCCCGCGCGGGCTGATGGCCGAGGTCGTCGCCGTCTCCCGCGACCGGCTCACCTGCATGCCGCTGGGCGAGCTCGGCGGCGTCCACGCCGGGGCGCCGGTCCGCAACACCGGCATGCCGCTGCAGGTGCCGGTCGGCGAGGCGCTGCTCGGCCGGGTGCTCGACGGCCTGGGGCGGCCCGTGGACGGGCACGGCCCGCTCGGCGCGGGCGTCGACTGGGTGGACCTGGCCAGCGAGACGCCGCACGCGCTGTCGCGCCGCCGGGTCGAGGAGCCGCTGCCGGTCGGCGTCCGCGCGCTGGACACCCTCGTGCCGGTCGGCAAGGGGCAGCGGCTGGGCATCTTCGCCGGCTCCGGCGTCGGCAAGTCCACCCTGCTCGCGCAGATCACCCGCGGCACCGAGGCCGACGTCCGCGTCATCGGGCTGATCGGCGAGCGCGGCCGCGAGGTCAAGGAGTTCCTCGAGGAGAACCTCGGCGCCGAGGGCATGGCCCGCACCGTCGTCGTCGTCGCCACCTCCGACGAGCCGCCGCTGGTGCGGCTCAAGGCCGCGTTCGTGGCCACCCGCATCGCCGAGGGCTTCCGCGACCAGGGCCGCGACGTGCTGCTGCTCATGGACTCGATCACCCGCACCGCGATGGCCCAGCGCGAGGTCGGCCTCTCGGCCGGCGAGCCGCCCGCCACCCGGGGCTACCCGCCGAGCGTCTTCGCGATGATGCCCAAGCTGCTGGAGAAGGCCGGCCCCGGCGCGACCGGGTCGATCACCGGCCTCTACACCGTGCTGGTCGAGGGCGACGACCACAACGAGCCGATCGCCGACACCGCCCGCTCGATCCTCGACGGGCACGTGGTGCTCACCCGCAGGCTCGCCACCACCGGCCACTTCCCGGCCATCGACGTCCTGGAGTCGATCTCCCGCGTCGCCGGGGCGGTGACGACGCCGGCCCGCATGGCCGACGCCCGCGAGGCCCGCCGACTGCTCGGCGCGCTGCGCGACGTCAAGGAGCTGGTGGAGATCGGCGCCTACCAGCCGGGCAGCGACCCGCTGGTCGACCGCGCCCGGGTGCTCTCCCCGGCGCTGGACGCCTTCCTGCGCCAGCCGCTGGACGACACGACCGCCCCCGACGACGCGTGGTCGATGCTGCACCGGCTCGTGACGGCGGGCTGA
- a CDS encoding FliH/SctL family protein — protein sequence MGRDTVLLRGASASAAAPYRSVPGTTVPAAPRPAPQPAGPSPVVATAPEVVERRATTRRAADLPVPNGRGVLRLGDVYAEELTRLREFAHGEGFSAGHAEGIAVAGQVVAEAEAAAAARLADVQARWERRMASATAALGAAVAALEAAAVPTADDVRDTVLDGVLTLVEDLLGRELSATTTAGVDAIRRALTLVPSDAPAVVRLHPDDLAEVPPSALAALPPTVTVVGDGTVERAGAIAESGPRRVDAQLSTALARVRAVLSA from the coding sequence ATGGGCCGGGACACCGTGCTGCTGCGCGGGGCCTCGGCCAGCGCGGCAGCGCCCTACCGCTCGGTCCCGGGGACGACGGTGCCGGCGGCGCCGCGGCCCGCGCCGCAGCCGGCCGGCCCGTCCCCCGTGGTGGCCACCGCCCCCGAGGTCGTCGAGCGGCGCGCCACCACCCGCCGCGCCGCCGACCTCCCGGTGCCCAACGGCCGCGGCGTGCTGCGGCTCGGCGACGTCTACGCCGAGGAGCTGACCCGGCTGCGCGAGTTCGCGCACGGCGAGGGCTTCTCGGCCGGCCACGCCGAGGGCATCGCGGTCGCCGGCCAGGTGGTCGCCGAGGCCGAGGCCGCCGCGGCGGCCCGGCTGGCCGACGTGCAGGCTCGCTGGGAGCGGCGGATGGCCTCGGCGACCGCGGCGCTCGGCGCCGCCGTCGCCGCCCTGGAGGCCGCCGCCGTGCCGACCGCCGACGACGTGCGCGACACCGTCCTCGACGGCGTGCTCACGCTGGTCGAGGACCTCCTCGGCCGGGAGCTGTCGGCCACCACCACCGCCGGGGTCGACGCCATCCGCCGCGCGCTGACGCTGGTGCCGTCCGACGCGCCGGCGGTCGTGCGGCTGCACCCCGACGACCTCGCCGAGGTGCCGCCTTCGGCGCTGGCCGCGCTGCCGCCCACGGTCACCGTGGTCGGCGACGGGACCGTCGAGCGGGCCGGCGCGATCGCCGAGTCCGGTCCGCGCCGGGTCGACGCGCAGCTGTCGACGGCGCTGGCGCGGGTCCGGGCGGTGCTGTCGGCGTGA
- the fliG gene encoding flagellar motor switch protein FliG, with the protein MTLASVEQLVGAGGTNLPALPPAPPRPELPGLRKAAVFLAQMNKEEAGVLLAKLRPREVEALTREIMKLGSIEPDDVDGVLTEFHQMMSAQRYVGRGGVDFAREILAAGLGEDKAEGILARLNVVYTEVPFASLRNADVRQLVTFLKDEHPQVIALVLAHLSAAQSAEVLSGFNPEQQAEVAHRIATMDRTSPEMVRLVEEELGRRMGSLLAHQDMSTVGGVETLVEIINRSPRPTERSILEWLDSSDPELAEQVRAQMFVFEDIVTIDDRSMQLVLREVAGNELATALKGVRPDVRDKVVRNLSERAAENLAEEIELLGPVRARTVEEAQGKVVAVIRTLEEQGVLTISRGGDDEFVS; encoded by the coding sequence GTGACGCTGGCCAGTGTCGAGCAGCTGGTGGGCGCGGGCGGGACCAACCTCCCCGCGCTGCCGCCGGCTCCCCCGCGCCCCGAGCTGCCGGGCCTGCGCAAGGCCGCGGTCTTCCTCGCGCAGATGAACAAGGAGGAGGCCGGCGTCCTGCTGGCCAAGCTGCGGCCCCGCGAGGTCGAGGCCCTCACCCGCGAGATCATGAAGCTCGGCTCCATCGAGCCCGATGACGTCGACGGCGTGCTCACCGAGTTCCACCAGATGATGAGCGCGCAGCGCTACGTCGGCCGCGGTGGCGTGGACTTCGCCCGCGAGATCCTGGCCGCGGGCCTGGGCGAGGACAAGGCCGAGGGCATCCTGGCCCGGCTCAACGTCGTCTACACCGAGGTCCCGTTCGCCTCGCTGCGCAACGCCGACGTCCGCCAGCTGGTCACGTTCCTCAAGGACGAGCACCCGCAGGTCATCGCGCTGGTCCTGGCGCACCTGAGCGCCGCGCAGTCGGCCGAGGTGCTCTCCGGCTTCAACCCCGAGCAGCAGGCCGAGGTGGCCCACCGGATCGCCACGATGGACCGCACCTCCCCGGAGATGGTGCGCCTGGTCGAGGAGGAGCTGGGCCGGCGCATGGGCTCGCTGCTCGCCCACCAGGACATGTCCACCGTCGGCGGCGTGGAGACCCTCGTCGAGATCATCAACCGCTCGCCGCGGCCGACCGAGCGCTCGATCCTCGAGTGGCTCGACAGCTCCGACCCGGAGCTGGCCGAGCAGGTGCGCGCGCAGATGTTCGTCTTCGAGGACATCGTCACCATCGACGACCGCTCCATGCAGCTGGTGCTGCGCGAGGTCGCGGGCAACGAGCTTGCCACCGCCCTCAAGGGCGTGCGCCCCGACGTCCGGGACAAGGTCGTCCGCAACCTCTCCGAGCGCGCCGCCGAGAACCTCGCCGAGGAGATCGAGCTGCTCGGCCCGGTCCGCGCCCGCACGGTCGAGGAGGCCCAGGGCAAGGTCGTCGCGGTCATCCGCACCCTCGAGGAGCAGGGCGTGCTGACCATCTCGCGCGGCGGGGACGATGAGTTCGTCTCCTGA
- the fliF gene encoding flagellar basal-body MS-ring/collar protein FliF: protein MPAALAGPLGKLRSALDAISLGQKVVIGLLVAALGLGGFSFYSWITTPTMAPLFSNLASTDASAIVDELNASGVAYELADGGGTIMVANDQVYDLRLQMSGKGLPAGSDTGYALLDEQAITTSEFQQQVQYQRAVEGELANTLEALDGVSQAVVHVALPEDEVFATDEGEPTASVLLDLAPGTDLGGEQIQSITNLVSSSIEGMDPEQVTVSDSTGQLLSAAGQGVTSASGDARSQMETDYETRLAANAQSILDTVLGAGNARVSVRADLDMSQRDSTATTHGYTEGTPPESEQTSRETYTGDGTAVGGVLGPENTADAADGTGGGQATYETESTTANNSVDETVTNTVTAPGEVKRLTVAVVLNDTVAGDLNQAQVQDLVGNAVGLDAARGDDISLASLAFDTSAADEAAAEMAAAREAEQQAQMWSLIRTGGIALGIALLVLVVWLRSRRRGEDEEDDEDYPLELDEGVMAELERLRVASARDDTAVLDNRALELEAAERQRVRGEISSMVSERPDEVAQMLRGWLSDVK, encoded by the coding sequence ATGCCCGCCGCACTCGCCGGGCCGCTGGGGAAGCTGCGCAGCGCCCTGGACGCGATCAGTCTCGGCCAGAAGGTCGTCATCGGCCTGCTCGTCGCCGCGCTGGGCCTGGGCGGCTTCTCCTTCTACAGCTGGATCACCACGCCGACGATGGCGCCGCTGTTCTCCAACCTGGCCTCGACCGACGCCTCGGCGATCGTCGACGAGCTCAACGCGAGCGGTGTCGCCTACGAGCTCGCCGACGGCGGCGGCACGATCATGGTCGCCAACGACCAGGTCTACGACCTGCGCCTGCAGATGAGCGGCAAGGGCCTGCCGGCCGGCTCCGACACCGGCTACGCCCTCCTCGACGAGCAGGCCATCACCACCAGCGAGTTCCAGCAGCAGGTGCAGTACCAGCGCGCCGTCGAGGGCGAGCTGGCCAACACCCTCGAGGCCCTCGACGGCGTCTCGCAGGCGGTCGTGCACGTGGCGCTGCCGGAGGACGAGGTCTTCGCCACCGACGAGGGCGAGCCGACCGCCTCGGTGCTGCTGGACCTGGCGCCGGGCACCGACCTCGGCGGCGAGCAGATCCAGTCGATCACCAACCTGGTCTCCTCGAGCATCGAGGGCATGGACCCCGAGCAGGTCACCGTCAGCGACTCGACCGGCCAGCTGCTCTCGGCCGCCGGCCAGGGCGTGACGTCGGCGTCCGGCGACGCCCGCTCGCAGATGGAGACCGACTACGAGACCCGGCTGGCCGCCAACGCCCAGTCGATCCTCGACACGGTCCTCGGCGCCGGCAACGCCCGGGTCTCGGTCCGCGCCGACCTGGACATGTCGCAGCGCGACAGCACCGCGACGACCCACGGCTACACCGAGGGCACCCCGCCGGAGTCCGAGCAGACCTCGCGCGAGACCTACACCGGCGACGGCACGGCCGTCGGCGGCGTCCTCGGGCCGGAGAACACCGCCGACGCCGCGGACGGCACCGGCGGCGGGCAGGCGACCTACGAGACCGAGTCGACGACGGCCAACAACTCCGTCGACGAGACCGTCACCAACACCGTCACCGCCCCGGGCGAGGTCAAGCGGCTCACCGTGGCCGTCGTGCTCAACGACACCGTCGCCGGTGACCTCAACCAGGCGCAGGTGCAGGACCTGGTCGGCAACGCGGTCGGCCTGGACGCGGCCCGCGGTGACGACATCAGCCTCGCCTCGCTGGCCTTCGACACCAGCGCCGCCGACGAGGCGGCCGCCGAGATGGCCGCGGCCCGCGAGGCCGAGCAGCAGGCGCAGATGTGGTCGCTGATCAGGACCGGCGGCATCGCGCTGGGCATCGCGCTGCTCGTGCTCGTCGTCTGGCTGCGCTCGCGCCGCCGCGGCGAGGACGAGGAGGACGACGAGGACTACCCGCTCGAGCTGGACGAGGGCGTCATGGCCGAGCTCGAGCGGCTGCGGGTGGCCAGCGCGCGGGACGACACCGCCGTCCTGGACAACCGGGCGCTGGAACTGGAGGCCGCGGAGCGGCAGCGGGTGCGGGGGGAGATCTCGAGCATGGTCAGCGAGCGTCCGGACGAGGTGGCGCAGATGCTGCGCGGTTGGCTGAGTGATGTGAAGTGA
- the fliE gene encoding flagellar hook-basal body complex protein FliE: protein MTSPIGGVSLPGVPSIGALGGVGDATAAASAPSTTGDGFAATLAGAVDQLQGLQSTSSGLATAAATGDLKDVHDYMIAAQEASLATEVVVTLKNKAVEAFTEIMRMPI, encoded by the coding sequence ATGACCTCCCCCATCGGCGGCGTCTCGCTGCCCGGCGTGCCCAGCATCGGTGCCCTCGGCGGGGTCGGCGACGCCACCGCCGCGGCGTCCGCGCCGAGCACCACCGGCGACGGCTTCGCCGCCACCCTGGCCGGCGCGGTCGACCAGCTGCAGGGCCTGCAGTCGACGTCGAGCGGTCTGGCCACCGCGGCCGCCACCGGCGACCTCAAGGACGTGCACGACTACATGATCGCCGCGCAGGAGGCCTCGCTGGCCACCGAGGTGGTCGTGACGCTGAAGAACAAGGCCGTCGAGGCCTTCACCGAGATCATGAGGATGCCCATCTGA
- the flgC gene encoding flagellar basal body rod protein FlgC, protein MFDSLDISGSGLSVHRRWMDAVSDNIANINTVSSTDGEAFKERMVVAQAVDYGSGEGGVRIAGAEFGSGEGRLVHEPDHPLADDEGYVRYPDIDLGEQMTQLMMAQRGYQANLASMERATTAYQAALQLGKG, encoded by the coding sequence GTGTTCGACAGCCTCGACATCTCCGGGTCCGGCCTCTCGGTGCACCGCCGCTGGATGGACGCCGTCTCGGACAACATCGCCAACATCAACACGGTCAGCTCGACCGACGGCGAGGCGTTCAAGGAGCGCATGGTGGTCGCGCAGGCCGTGGACTACGGCTCGGGCGAGGGCGGCGTGCGCATCGCCGGCGCGGAGTTCGGCAGCGGCGAGGGCCGGCTGGTCCACGAGCCCGACCACCCGCTGGCCGACGACGAGGGCTACGTGCGCTACCCCGACATCGACCTGGGTGAGCAGATGACCCAGCTGATGATGGCCCAGCGCGGCTACCAGGCGAACCTGGCGTCCATGGAGCGGGCCACCACCGCGTACCAGGCCGCCCTGCAGCTCGGGAAGGGCTGA
- a CDS encoding flagellar basal body rod protein FlgB: protein MIGDVTTTTLHAALAGLAQRSRVTADNIANVQTPGFLAGRTDFESSLRTELRQGTSPTVSGGSIARSLEPTREDGNNVNLDSETVIATETGLRYQLALNALDGKYGLLRSALRTA from the coding sequence ATGATCGGCGACGTCACCACGACGACGCTGCACGCCGCCCTCGCCGGGCTGGCGCAGCGCAGCCGCGTCACCGCGGACAACATCGCCAACGTCCAGACCCCGGGCTTCCTGGCCGGCCGCACCGACTTCGAGTCCTCGCTGCGCACGGAGCTGCGCCAGGGCACGTCGCCCACGGTCTCCGGTGGCTCGATCGCCCGCTCCTTGGAGCCCACCCGCGAGGACGGCAACAACGTGAACCTCGACAGCGAGACGGTCATCGCCACCGAGACCGGCCTGCGCTACCAGCTCGCCCTCAACGCGCTCGACGGCAAGTACGGCCTCCTGCGCTCGGCCCTGCGGACGGCGTGA
- the fliS gene encoding flagellar export chaperone FliS: MSAASLRARYLDDAVSTASPQQVLVMLYDRLALDLERAQVALAGGRPDDADAQLRHAQEIVFELLSSLRVDAWEGGPRLAALYNWLLAELTQAGLKRDRNRVASCLQIVEPLRDAWRQAAVSLAASPA; the protein is encoded by the coding sequence ATGAGTGCCGCGTCCCTCCGCGCCCGTTACCTCGACGACGCCGTCAGCACCGCGTCGCCGCAGCAGGTCCTGGTCATGCTCTACGACCGGCTGGCCCTCGACCTCGAGCGCGCTCAGGTGGCGCTCGCCGGCGGCCGCCCCGACGACGCCGACGCGCAGCTGCGGCACGCGCAGGAGATCGTCTTCGAGCTGCTGAGCAGCCTGCGGGTCGACGCCTGGGAGGGCGGGCCGCGCCTGGCCGCCCTCTACAACTGGCTGCTCGCCGAGCTCACGCAGGCCGGTCTCAAGCGCGACCGCAACCGGGTCGCCTCCTGCCTGCAGATCGTCGAGCCGCTGCGCGACGCGTGGCGCCAGGCCGCCGTCAGCCTGGCCGCGAGTCCCGCATGA
- the fliD gene encoding flagellar filament capping protein FliD, producing MAGMAVDGLVSGLDTTSLINQLVSAEAAPQTALKTRLSATTAAATAYRTVNSRMDSLRSAAEALSSADLAAARTATSNSTDVTTSATSSAVTGSSLSFSVTAVASAHTVTSHLEWSSATADVRTPSAGGTDIGWPIQVRKIDGTADGALVGTIDVPAGATLRDAAAAINASEYGLRATVVQLAPDRFRLQVTSAGTGEASQFRLRGAGETTETAGSAFVVEPPGRDAELVLSNGLVARSSTNTFAELLTGVSVTVSKAAPTATTTVRVASDPESVAAKVQAFVDAANAALKEIRTQSSSAQGSTAVLKGDSALSSLTSEILTKFASAVDTFGSPATLGIQLKKDGTVQFDKATFLAALERDPAKVQGMLGGVPAKPGPPATEAVEGLAQRVQALAQRASDAATGTLTSLAKGRDTLAKDIQNRIADWDTRLQLRRNMLTRQFTAMETALSSLKSQSSWLAGQLASLPSSS from the coding sequence ATGGCAGGAATGGCCGTCGACGGCCTCGTCTCCGGGCTGGACACCACGAGCCTGATCAACCAGCTGGTCTCGGCCGAGGCCGCGCCGCAGACGGCGCTGAAGACCCGGCTGAGCGCGACCACGGCCGCCGCCACCGCCTACCGCACCGTCAACAGCCGCATGGACTCCCTGCGCAGCGCGGCCGAGGCGCTGAGCTCGGCCGACCTCGCCGCCGCGCGCACGGCCACCAGCAACAGCACCGACGTCACCACGAGCGCCACGTCCTCGGCGGTGACCGGCAGCAGCCTCTCCTTCTCGGTCACCGCGGTGGCCAGTGCCCACACCGTCACCAGCCACCTCGAGTGGAGCTCGGCCACCGCGGACGTGCGCACCCCCAGCGCCGGCGGCACCGACATCGGCTGGCCCATCCAGGTGCGCAAGATCGACGGGACCGCCGACGGTGCGCTCGTCGGCACCATCGACGTCCCCGCCGGCGCCACCCTGCGCGACGCCGCGGCCGCCATCAACGCCAGCGAGTACGGCCTGCGGGCCACCGTCGTCCAGCTGGCCCCGGACCGGTTCCGGCTGCAGGTCACCAGCGCGGGCACCGGCGAGGCCTCGCAGTTCCGGCTCCGCGGCGCCGGCGAGACCACCGAGACGGCGGGCTCGGCCTTCGTCGTCGAGCCCCCCGGCCGGGACGCCGAGCTGGTGCTCAGCAACGGCCTGGTCGCCCGCTCTTCGACCAACACCTTCGCCGAGCTGCTCACCGGGGTGTCGGTCACCGTGTCGAAGGCCGCCCCGACCGCGACCACGACCGTCCGGGTGGCCAGCGACCCCGAGAGCGTCGCCGCCAAGGTGCAGGCCTTCGTCGACGCCGCCAACGCGGCGCTCAAGGAGATCAGGACCCAGAGCTCCTCGGCCCAGGGCAGCACCGCCGTCCTCAAGGGCGACAGTGCCCTGAGCAGCCTGACCAGCGAGATCCTGACCAAGTTCGCGAGCGCGGTCGACACCTTCGGCTCGCCGGCGACGCTGGGCATCCAGCTGAAGAAGGACGGCACGGTGCAGTTCGACAAGGCGACGTTCCTCGCCGCCCTCGAGAGGGACCCGGCGAAGGTCCAGGGCATGCTGGGCGGCGTCCCGGCGAAGCCCGGCCCCCCCGCCACCGAAGCGGTCGAGGGCCTGGCCCAGCGTGTGCAGGCGCTGGCCCAGCGTGCCTCGGACGCGGCCACCGGCACCCTGACGAGCCTGGCCAAGGGTCGCGACACCCTCGCCAAGGACATCCAGAACCGCATCGCCGACTGGGACACCCGGCTCCAGCTGCGCAGGAACATGCTGACCCGCCAGTTCACCGCCATGGAGACGGCGTTGAGCTCCCTCAAGTCACAGTCGAGCTGGCTGGCCGGCCAGCTCGCCTCGCTGCCCAGCTCAAGCTGA
- a CDS encoding flagellin N-terminal helical domain-containing protein, which translates to MGLRVNTNIAALNSYRNLSATDTQMGKSLEKLSSGLRINRAADDAAGLAISEGLRSQIGGLKVAVRNTQDGISVVQTAEGALTETHSILQRMRDLAVQASSDGGLNADAKKAIQSEIGQLKSELNRIADTTQFNGNKLLDGTYTGKSFQVGANQGETISVGVATAMNITGLGVSGVSVTAGTAISAVTVQPVTAGAAGTVTISATQLDTLDELKNLNGTITVGSKSLDLSTVKLTGATVDDQRASLVTAINTAFGPSATAAGGTGADPLVITGVTGGAGETARAAADRAVVFSASTGADTAITAIENAIKTVSTVRADLGAVQNRFEHTINNLNVAVENLSASESRVRDTDMAQEMVSFTRSQILSQAGTAMLAQANSSSQGVLQLLRG; encoded by the coding sequence ATGGGTCTGCGCGTCAACACCAACATCGCGGCACTCAACTCGTACCGCAACCTGTCGGCCACCGACACCCAGATGGGCAAGTCGCTGGAGAAGCTCTCCAGCGGTCTGCGCATCAACCGCGCCGCCGACGACGCGGCCGGCCTGGCCATCTCCGAGGGCCTCCGCTCGCAGATCGGTGGCCTCAAGGTCGCCGTCCGCAACACCCAGGACGGCATCTCCGTCGTCCAGACCGCTGAGGGCGCTCTCACCGAGACCCACAGCATCCTGCAGCGCATGCGCGACCTGGCCGTCCAGGCCTCGTCCGACGGTGGGCTGAACGCCGACGCCAAGAAGGCCATCCAGTCGGAGATCGGCCAGCTCAAGTCCGAGCTGAACCGCATCGCCGACACCACGCAGTTCAACGGCAACAAGCTCCTCGACGGCACCTACACCGGGAAGAGCTTCCAGGTCGGCGCCAACCAGGGCGAGACGATCAGCGTGGGTGTCGCCACGGCCATGAACATCACGGGGCTGGGTGTCTCCGGGGTCTCGGTGACCGCCGGGACCGCCATCAGTGCCGTCACGGTCCAGCCGGTGACCGCTGGTGCGGCGGGCACGGTGACCATCTCGGCGACGCAGCTCGACACGCTCGACGAGCTGAAGAACCTGAACGGCACCATCACCGTCGGCAGCAAGAGCCTCGACCTGTCCACGGTCAAGCTCACCGGTGCGACCGTCGACGACCAGCGGGCCTCGCTGGTGACCGCCATCAACACCGCGTTCGGCCCCAGCGCCACCGCGGCCGGCGGTACCGGCGCGGACCCCCTGGTCATCACCGGCGTGACCGGCGGCGCCGGCGAGACGGCGCGGGCGGCGGCCGACCGTGCGGTCGTGTTCTCGGCGTCGACCGGCGCCGACACGGCCATCACGGCCATCGAGAACGCGATCAAGACCGTCTCGACGGTCCGCGCCGACCTGGGTGCCGTGCAGAACCGGTTCGAGCACACCATCAACAACCTGAACGTCGCGGTCGAGAACCTGTCGGCGTCCGAGTCGCGGGTCCGCGACACGGACATGGCGCAGGAGATGGTGAGCTTCACCCGCTCGCAGATCCTGTCGCAGGCCGGCACCGCGATGCTCGCCCAGGCCAACTCCAGCTCGCAGGGCGTCCTGCAGCTGCTGCGTGGCTGA